Proteins from one Neodiprion fabricii isolate iyNeoFabr1 chromosome 5, iyNeoFabr1.1, whole genome shotgun sequence genomic window:
- the LOC124183390 gene encoding eIF-2-alpha kinase activator GCN1 isoform X1, giving the protein MADAELARALKDLPNRVQTASKNERRYIFKNVVDVLSNPGINEKIIGGICKVVSITLHRYKETSSQSYVSNLIVALLKKQPDATVRFMTSAIAEQAAWHKNLVPTLNTSLTAYLTLKWSGLVLVHGINKGSESCYAELSKLVEAQASLTAGALACGDKKLSEKVYRLLTHGWKTVKGIDEKYVDILLKAEVSTGLVVLASLLIKYLIHTKKDSLADKLKTNVLDALIKVSVSCKKKPDLYVVDAAVPLLKRVTHDEFKNQLLPALQKAMLRNPEIIIEAVGHILSGVSLDLSKYSQDISKGLFANLHSKEDLVREESVDACRRLALQCSDAAAIEGLLTSLFAVFHGSEGKLTVVTHKISVLQGAGNLSYNAVSGSNIQKLAETACTHFIKVLDTEVHEKTLIHALEMMVLWCNKFANEVPKIVIESFKKGMAAKTSTPSVRAAYIKSLFSTPMASHSQVIAPILSQAITRAAQQSTNPAAVAEGLAAAYLILKLILAGEVENDKQTILWNAVDDQLFFSEKFLISCGDDALFNIMLVCERLLLQFSNRLSEKALAGINRAIVACVTTAKSTTRRRCAPLLKKVLTGLSSYEPAEALLAEFDKFLEVAKIRTEAEKESKDELVTGEVTGRALADGLLAICSGSFLFEVAAMQMVRDSLIPAHHPVILKAVPNLWFKIVKNFNLIPREFCRTFGNEIRKTFVQNYKSVQSYENALARVVSLAPDVILPALIVNVTSKLDDPEILKITKDEYFTYLTPEGELYDKSVIPGNDENEILNAMNMKRESKVYSFKEQQEELQLRRELYEKRKREGKIKEPKLTPKQEEALKVQTAKENAIRARLTGLNSKITEAVSMVNAAARGNGTELSLYFKDLLPSTLRNLGSPLAAPMLAELFIGLGNTVKIGNNATFPHLIAHVTLRQLKPQCDLNEAWEDEALDHAVKRTLGLLHQVTVKQKLNPTASAFCYFFPFINTTLLSSKDDSIISQGLQIIQDHAKLRGDDDNPKNPKHPRLLPRRQMFNLLIELISTTTGRVQSQAVATLLDVAYSGSAAPGTATATLGEIESLTGALQNPLPVVRDAALRGLTVVRQAFPSEKEDYLQALRLTRRIWVAKFDVTEENRALAEELWNSAGLVADCEALSEALMDDVAHPVEAVQQAAAGALAQLLTIEQRLMPPILERLLELYQDKLAMIPPKLDDFGRVIEQPIDMWGPRRGVALALAQLAPLLTPETVRCLVQFFVSTGLGDRNQAVRKEMLAAAVAAVDLHGKANITSLLPVFEEFMDKAPKSGSFDSIRQSVVILMGLLARHLDKDDARIKPIVLRLVSALSTPSQQVQEAVANCLPHLVPSIKDDAPGIVQKLLHQLLKSDKYGDRKGAAYGLAGLVKGMGILALKQLDIMTTLTNAIQDKKNYRHREGALFAFEMLCTMLGRLFEPYIVHVLPHLLLCFGDSSQYVRAATDDTARVVMSKLSAHGVKLVLPSLLAALEEDSWRTKTGSVELLGAMAYCAPKQLSSCLPSIVPKLIEVLSDSHMKVQEAGAEALKVIGSVIRNPEIQAIVPVLLEALQDPSHKTATCLQTLLDTQFVHFIDAPSLALIMPVVQRAFMDRSTETRKMAAQIIGNMYSLTDQKDLTPYLPTIIPGLKTSLLDPVPEVRSVSARALGAMVRGMGESSFEDLLPWLMQTLTSETSSVDRSGAAQGLSEVVRGLGVEKLHKLMPEIISTAERTDIAPHVKDGYIMMFIYMPSAFTTEFTPYIGQIINPILKALADENEYVRETALKAGQRIVTLYADSAIMLLLPELERGLFDDNWRIRYSSVQLLGDLLYRISGVSGKMSTETASEDDNFGTEQSHYAIINALGAERRNRVLAGLYMGRSDVALMVRQAALHVWKVVVTNTPRTLREILPTLFSLLLGCLASTSYDKRQVAARTLGDLVRKLGERVLPEIIPILERGLQSEQADQRQGVCIGLSEIMASTSKDMVLTFVNSLVPTVRKALCDPLPEVRQAAAKTFDSLHSTVGVRALDDILPAMLNQLNSPDQSEAENTLDGLRQVMAIKSRVVLPYLVPQLTAPPVNTKALSILASVAGEALTRFLHKILPALLTALSSAQGTQNEVQELEYCQAVVLSVTDEVGVRTVMDQLMEATRSEDPSRRRSAATLLCAFCRDSRADYSQYVPQLLRGLIHLFTDDDKDVLQMSWEALTAVTKTLGSDQQIVHVQDIRQAVRFAVSDLKGQELLPGFCLPKGITPILPIFREAILNGMPEAKEQAAQGLGEVIKLTSASALQPSVVHITGPLIRILGDRFNWSVKAAVLETLAILLGKVGVMLKQFLPQLQTTFLKALNDSNRQVRLKAAYALSNLIVIHTRADPLFAELHTGIKTADDPAIRETMLQALRGVLTPAGDKMTEPMRKQVFVTLSSMLGYPEDVTRNAVAGCFGALLPWLSPEQLATAYNDNLLCDDVNADWMLRHGRSAALFVALKEAPGSLYSGKNKDRVCKVILSYLSADRVQIAMNGVRACGYLFQYLMNEEQPIPQQILTPFVRSMNHSSNEVKQLLARICIHLARNIPSEKMSPELLRSLLPMLVNGTKEKNGYVKANSELALIAVLRLRQGDSEHQRCIGLLDAGARESLSDVVSKVLRKVLSQPEGKIEELDDTLLT; this is encoded by the exons ATGGCGGACGCTGAG CTAGCCAGAGCCTTAAAGGATCTACCGAACCGGGTGCAAACTGCAAGCAAAAACGAGCGCCGttatatattcaaaaatgtcgTCGACGTGTTGTCAAATCCAG GTATCAACGAAAAGATCATTGGAGGAATATGCAAAGTTGTATCAATTACCTTGCATCGATATAAGGAAACTTCATCACAGTCTTACGTGAGCAACCTGATAGTAGCTTTGCTAAAGAAACAGCCAGATGCAACAGTCAGATTTATGACCAGCGCAATAGCAGAGCAGGCTGCTTGGCATAAGAATTTAGTGCCGAC ATTGAACACGTCATTGACTGCCTACCTGACCCTCAAATGGTCAGGATTGGTCCTTGTTCATGGCATTAACAAGGGCTCTGAATCATGCTATGCAGAGTTATCCAAGCTGGTTGAAGCACAGGCCAGTTTAACTGCAGGGGCATTGGCCTGTGGGGATAAGAAACTCTCTGAAAAAGTTTACAGGCTTCTTACACACGGATGGAAAACCGTCAAGGGTATTGACGAGAAATACGTTGACATCCTGCTAAAAGCAGAGGTATCCACTGGGCTTGTTGTTCTGGCGAGCTTGCTGATCAAGTATTTGATTCATACGAAAAAGGATTCGCTCGCCGACAAACTGAag ACAAATGTTCTAGATGCGTTAATCAAAGTTAGCGTCAGCTGCAAAAAGAAGCCCGACCTTTATGTCGTAGATGCGGCAGTTCCGCTGCTTAAGAGGGTTACCCATGACGAATTTAAGAATCAGCTCCTACCTGCCCTGCAGAAAGCAATGCTACGTAACCCTGAGATTATCATCGAGGCTGTTGGTCACATACTGAGTGGAGTGAGCCTCGATTTGAGTAAATACAGTCAGGATATCAGCAAAGGATTATTCGCGAATTTGCATTCCAAAGAAGATCTTGTGCGAGAAGAATCTGTGGATGCATGTCGGCGACTTGCTCTTCAGTGTTCAGATGCAGCAGCCATCGAGGGTTTGCTAACGTCGCTTTTTGCCGTGTTTCACGGCTCGGAAGGAAAGCTAACAGTTGTCACGCATAAAATATCCGTTCTTCAGGGTGCCGGTAATCTCAGCTACAACGCAGTTTCTGGGAGCAATATTCAGAAGCTTGCAGAGACGGCTTGCACTCACTTCATCAAAGTCTTGGATACAGAAGTGCATGAGAAGACCTTGATTCACGCTTTGGAGATGATGGTACTTTGGTGCAACAAATTTGCTAACGAGGTACCTAAAATTGTAATCGAGTCTTTCAAAAAGGGAATGGCGGCAAAGACTTCAACTCCAAGTGTCCGTGCTGCATACATCAAATCTCTGTTCAGCACTCCAATGGCATCTCACTCGCAAGTCATCGCTCCGATTCTTAGTCAAGCGATAACAAGGGCTGCGCAGCAGTCCACCAATCCTGCGGCAGTGGCCGAGGGATTAGCAGCCGCATATTTGATACTGAAGCTTATATTGGCGGGGGAAGTTGAAAATGATAAGCAAACAATATTGTGGAACGCTGTGGATGATCAATTGTTCTTTTCGGAAAAGTTTCTCATTTCATGCGGGGACGACGCGTTGTTCAATATAATGCTAGTATGCGAACGACTTTTACTCCAATTTTCTAATAGATTGAGCGAGAAAGCTTTGGCAGGCATAAATAGGGCTATTGTTGCTTGTGTAACGACTGCTAAATCGACAACTAGAAGACGTTGCGCACCATTGCTCAAAAAAGTTTTGACCGGTTTGAGTAGTTACGAACCTGCCGAAGCTTTGCTGGCagagtttgataaatttttggaaGTTGCCAAGATTAGAACTGAGGCTGAGAAAGAGAGCAAAGACGAATTAGTGACCGGCGAAGTCACTGGACGAGCATTAGCTGACGGACTGTTGGCCATTTGTTCCGGATCTTTTCTATTTGAGGTAGCAGCCATGCAAATGGTTAGAGATTCATTGATTCCTGCTCATCATCCAGTGATTTTGAAAGCTGTACCAAATTTATGGTTCAAGATTGTTAAGAACTTTAATCTTATACCAAGAGAATTTTGTAGGACTTTTGGCAATGAAATTAGGAAGACCTTTGTTCAGAACTATAAATCCGTTCAGAGTTACGAGAATGCCCTGGCTAGAGTCGTCTCTCTTGCCCCAGATGTCATACTTCCGGCCTTGATTGTAAACGTTACTAGCAAATTAGACGACCCTGAAATTCTCAAGATAACTAAAGACGAATATTTCACGTATTTAACTCCCGAGGGGGAACTCTATGACAAATCCGTGATACCGGGCAATGACGAAAACGAAATTCTAAACGCTATGAATATGAAGCGAGAAAGCAAAGTGTATTCTTTTAAAGAACAGCAAGAGGAGCTGCAGTTGCGACGAGAACTTTATGAGAAGCGCAAACGGGAAGGAAAGATAAAGGAACCTAAACTCACGCCGAAACAAGAAGAAGCTCTAAAAGTTCAGACCGCAAAGGAGAATGCAATTAGAGCAAGACTCACAggattaaattcaaaaatcactGAAGCTGTCTCTATGGTTAATGCAGCAGCACGTGGCAATGGGACTGAGCTATCTCTGTATTTCAAAGACCTTCTGCCATCTACACTCAGGAACTTAGGCTCGCCATTGGCAGCTCCAATGCTCGCAGAACTCTTCATTGGCCTTGGAAACACCGTGAAAATCGGCAATAATGCAACGTTTCCTCATCTGATAGCCCACGTCACCCTACGTCAGTTGAAACCACAATGTGATCTCAACGAGGCTTGGGAAGATGAGGCTTTGGATCATGCTGTGAAAAGGACCCTGGGTCTGCTGCACCAGGTCACTGTAAAACAAAAGCTGAATCCAACAGCGTCAGCATTTTGCTACTTTTTCCCGTTCATAAACACTACTCTTTTATCCAGCAAAGATGATTCGATTATTAGCCAGGGGCTGCAGATTATTCAGGACCACGCAAAGCTCAGAGGCGACGACGATAATCCTAAAAATCCAAAACATCCCAGACTTCTTCCCAGAAGACAGATGTTCAACCTCTTGATCGAGCTCATAAGCACCACCACAGGGCGAGTCCAGTCCCAAGCAGTAGCAACTCTACTTGATGTTGCTTATTCGGGGAGTGCTGCTCCTGGCACTGCGACAGCGACCTTGGGCGAAATCGAGTCTCTGACTGGAGCCTTGCAAAATCCATTGCCAGTTGTGAGAGATGCGGCATTGCGAGGACTCACTGTTGTTCGTCAAGCTTTTCCAAGTGAAAAGGAAGACTACTTGCAGGCATTGAGACTAACGCGAAGGATTTGGGTTGCCAAGTTTGATGTTACTGAGGAGAATAGGGCCTTGGCTGAAGAGCTTTGGAATTCTGCGGGACTTGTGGCAGACTGCGAAGCATTGAGCGAAGCGCTAATGGATGATGTTGCTCACCCTGTTGAAGCTGTACAACAAGCAGCTGCTGGAGCGTTGGCACAATTGTTAACGATTGAACAGCGCTTGATGCCACCGATACTTGAGCGACTCTTAGAATTATATCAAGATAAATTGGCTATGATTCCTCCAAAGTTGGATGACTTTGGTAGAGTCATTGAGCAGCCCATTGATATGTGGGGACCTCGGCGAGGCGTCGCTTTGGCGCTGGCTCAACTAGCCCCGCTTTTGACACCTGAAACTGTTCGGTGTTTGGTACAATTCTTTGTTTCTACCGGTTTAGGTGATAGGAATCAGGCCGTTCGTAAAGAGATGCTTGCTGCTGCTGTCGCTGCTGTTGATTTACACGGTAAAGCAAATATCACTTCTTTACTGCCTGTTTTTGAGGAGTTTATGGATAAGGCACCAAAGAGCGGTAGCTTCGACTCCATCAGACAATCAGTCGTTATTTTGATGGGACTGTTGGCCAGACATCTGGATAAGGATGATGCAAGAATCAAACCGATTGTTCTACGCTTAGTATCAGCTCTGTCGACACCGTCTCAACAGGTTCAAGAAGCCGTTGCTAATTGTCTACCACATCTGGTTCCATCTATAAAGGATGACGCTCCTGGTATAGTGCAAAAGCTTTTACATCAGCTTCTAAAATCCGATAAATATGGAGATCGCAAAGGTGCTGCTTACGGCTTGGCCGGCCTTGTCAAGGGCATGGGAATCCTCGCGCTTAAGCAGCTCGACATTATGACTACTTTGACAAACGCTATTCAGGACAAGAAAAATTACAGGCATAGAGAGGGCGCATTGTTTGCTTTTGAAATGCTGTGCACTATGCTAGGGAGGCTTTTTGAACCATACATTGTCCATGTCCTACCTCATCTGTTACTTTGCTTTGGGGATTCAAGTCAGTACGTCAGAGCAGCCACTGATGACACAGCAAGAGTTGTTATGAGCAAACTTTCGGCTCATGGAGTTAAACTTGTTCTTCCCAGTCTTCTAGCCGCTCTGGAAGAAGATTCGTGGAGAACAAAGACAG GATCCGTTGAGCTGCTTGGTGCCATGGCATATTGTGCCCCAAAACAATTGAGCAGCTGTCTGCCGAGTATCGTGCCAAAGCTTATCGAAGTTCTAAGTGATTCTCACATGAAAGTGCAAGAGGCTGGAGCTGAAGCATTGAAGGTGATAGGTAGCGTAATTCGAAACCCAGAAATCCAAGCGATTGTACCTGTACTTTTGGAAGCTCTGCAAGATCCGTCTCACAAAACTGCAACCTGCTTACAAACTCTGCTCGATACTCAGTTTGTCCATTTCATAGACGCTCCGTCGCTAGCCTTAATTATGCCTGTAGTCCAAAGGGCGTTTATGGATCGTTCAACGGAGACCAGAAAAATGGCTGCACAGATTATTGGGAATATGTATTCATTGACGGATCAGAAAGATCTCACGCCTTATCTTCCTACCATCATACCTGGCCTCAAAACCAGTCTGCTCGATCCTGTGCCTGAGGTAAGAAGCGTTTCTGCCAGAGCTCTAGGTGCTATGGTGCGTGGAATGGGAGAATCTAGCTTCGAAGACCTACTGCCATGGCTAATGCAGACGCTCACATCAGAAACCAGCAGTGTTGATAGATCAGGGGCTGCTCAGGGTTTGTCTGAAGTTGTTAGAGGTCTGGGGGTTGAAAAACTTCACAAACTTATGCCAGAGATCATAAGTACAGCGGAAAGAACAGACATAGCACCTCATGTCAAGGATGGATATATAATGATGTTTATTTACATGCCTAGTGCTTTTACTACGGAATTTACACCCTACATTGGTCAGATTATCAATCCAATTCTAAAGGCTTTGGCCGACGAGAATGAATATGTTCGGGAAACCGCTCTGAAAGCTGGACAGAGGATTGTAACGCTGTACGCTGACTCGGCGATAATGTTACTTTTACCTGAGCTGGAGAGGGGTCTGTTTGATGACAACTGGAGAATCAGATACTCTTCGGTTCAACTTTTGGGAGATTTGCTGTACAGAATTTCTGGTGTTTCTGGTAAGATGTCTACCGAAACTGCCAGTGAAGATGATAATTTTGGAACAGAACAGTCACACTATGCAATTATCAACGCTCTTGGTGCCGAGAGAAGAAACAGGGTGTTGGCTGGCCTCTATATGGGTCGTTCAGACGTTGCTCTTATGGTCAGACAGGCTGCTCTTCACGTTTGGAAGGTGGTTGTGACAAATACTCCAAGAACGCTGCGAGAAATATTACCTACGCTGTTCAGTCTTCTACTCGGATGTCTCGCCAGCACCAGCTATGACAAACGCCAGGTTGCTGCTCGAACTTTGGGTGATTTGGTGAGAAAATTGGGCGAACGAGTTCTTCCTGAGATTATACCCATCTTAGAAAGAGGTCTGCAAAGTGAACAGGCTGATCAGAGGCAAGGTGTCTGCATTGGACTCTCGGAAATCATGGCTAGCACCAGCAAAGATATGGTTCTTACATTCGTCAATAGTCTCGTCCCCACTGTTAG GAAAGCCCTATGCGATCCGCTTCCCGAGGTCAGACAAGCGGCTGCCAAGACATTCGACAGCTTGCATTCAACAGTCGGTGTTCGTGCTCTGGACGACATTCTACCTGCCATGTTGAATCAACTGAACTCTCCCGATCAATCAGAGGCTGAAAACACTTTGGACGGTCTCCGTCAAGTTATGGCAATCAAGTCTAGAGTCGTTCTTCCATATCTCGTTCCTCAACTAACCGCTCCTCCTGTGAATACAAAGGCTCTGTCGATACTGGCTAGTGTAGCTGGCGAGGCTCTAACGAGATTTCTTCACAAAATCTTACCTGCTTTGTTGACCGCGTTGTCAAGTGCTCAGGGCACTCAGAACGAGGTGCAAGAACTCGAATACTGCCAGGCTGTTGTCCTGTCTGTAACCGATGAAGTAGGTGTGAGAACAGTTATGGATCAGCTGATGGAAGCGACGAGATCTGAGGATCCATCTCGTCGCAGAAGTGCGGCTACGCTACTGTGCGCATTTTGCCGTGATTCACGGGCTGACTATAGTCAGTATGTGCCACAGCTGCTACGTGGTTTGATTCATTTGTTCACCGACGACGACAAAGACGTGCTGCAGATGAGCTGGGAGGCACTTACGGCAGTTACTAAG ACGCTGGGATCAGATCAGCAGATTGTACACGTTCAGGATATTCGTCAAGCTGTTCGTTTCGCTGTGTCTGATTTAAAAGGACAGGAGCTACTTCCAGGATTCTGTTTGCCCAAGGGTATTACTCCAATTCTTCCTATATTCAGGGAAGCTATTCTCAACGGTATGCCGGAAGCTAAAGAACAAGCCGCGCAAGGTCTGGGAGAAGTCATTAAACTAACCAGTGCCTCTGCCCTGCAACCGAGTGTTGTACACATCACTGGTCCCCTTATTCGTATTTTGGGAGATCGATTTAATTGGAGCGTAAAAGCAGCGGTTCTAGAAACTCTAGCAATATTGTTAGGAAAG gtCGGTGTGATGCTGAAGCAATTTTTACCCCAACTGCAAACTACCTTCTTGAAAGCCCTGAACGACAGCAACAGACAAGTCAGATTAAAGGCTGCTTATGCATTGAGCAACCTTATCGTCATTCATACTCGGGCAGATCCATTGTTTGCGGAATTGCATACCGGAATCAAGACAGCCGACGATCCTGCAATCAG GGAAACCATGTTGCAAGCATTGCGTGGCGTTCTCACACCTGCTGGTGACAAAATGACTGAACCGATGAGGAAACAGGTATTTGTTACTTTGAGTAGCATGTTGGGTTATCCAGAAGATGTTACAAGAAATGCGGTTGCCGGGTGTTTCGGAGCTCTGTTGCCGTGGCTCTCTCCCGAACAACTTGCAACTGCTTACAACGACAATCTACTTT GTGATGACGTTAATGCTGATTGGATGCTAAGGCATGGGCGATCGGCCGCATTATTTGTCGCTTTAAAAGAAGCACCGGGAAGCCTCTATTCGGGAAAAAATAAGGATCGTGTCTGCAAAGTTATTCTGTCCTACCTCTCAGCAGACAGAGTTCAAATAGCTATGAACGGAGTTAGGGCATGCGGTTATCTATTCCAGTACCTCATGAACGAAGAACAGCCAATACCACAACAGATCCTGACTCCTTTCGTCAGA TCGATGAACCATAGTAGCAATGAAGTGAAACAATTATTAGCTcgaatatgtatacatttggCCCGTAATATTCCATCCGAGAAAATGTCCCCGGAACTTTTGAGGTCGCTTCTACCGATGCTGGTTAACGGCACGAAGGAAAAGAATGGCTATGTCAAAGCAAACAGCGAACTTGCGCTCATCGCCGTACTCAGACTGCGGCAAGGAGATTCGGAACACCAG AGGTGTATCGGACTGCTGGACGCCGGTGCGAGGGAGTCACTATCCGACGTTGTGAGTAAAGTTCTGCGTAAAGTTCTATCGCAGCCAGAGGGTAAGATAGAAGAGTTGGATGACACGTTACTCACGTGA